From Cucurbita pepo subsp. pepo cultivar mu-cu-16 unplaced genomic scaffold, ASM280686v2 Cp4.1_scaffold000102, whole genome shotgun sequence, a single genomic window includes:
- the LOC111783808 gene encoding probable serine/threonine-protein kinase PBL23: MNCFQCCMSEEKVKRKSSKKSVKEHQEPKALSSFANISFKSDNSRRRYITEEIKKLGKGNISAQIFSFGELSTATNNFSQDNLLGEGGFGRVYKGILEGTNQVTAVKQLDRNGFQGNREFLVEVLMLSLLHHPNLVNLVGYCADGDQRILVYECMANGSLEDHLLDIPPDKQCLDWKTRMKIAEGAAKGLEYLHETASPPVIYRDFKASNILLDEEFNPKLSDFGLAKLGPTGDKSHVSTRVMGTYGYCAPEYALTGQLTTKSDVYSFGVVFLEIITGRRVIDNARPTAEQNLITWAQPLFKDRRKFTLMADPKLEGNYSVKALYQALAVAAMCLQEEAGTRPLISDVVTAIEYLAADKDIDEDIDDDSNLGPDSGSGEGSPDRSRNDGDKIVEGDGDGDGDGR, from the exons ATGAATTGCTTTCAATGTTGTATGTCAGAGGAGAAAGTCAAAAGGAAATCTTCAAAAAAGAGCGTTAAGGAGCATCAGGAGCCAAAAGCTCTATCCTCATTTGCCAACATTTCCTTTAAATCTG ATAACAGTCGGCGAAGGTACATAACTGAGGAGATAAAGAAGTTAGGAAAAGGAAACATCTCTGCtcaaattttttcatttggtGAGCTATCTACTGCTACGAATAACTTCAGCCAAGACAATCTATTGGGGGAAGGTGGTTTTGGAAGGGTTTACAAGGGCATCCTCGAAGGCACAAACCAA GTAACGGCCGTGAAGCAGCTCGACCGAAATGGATTTCAAGGAAACAGAGAATTCCTTGTAGAGGTTTTGATGTTGAGCCTTCTTCACCATCCTAACCTTGTGAATTTGGTTGGGTATTGTGCTGATGGAGATCAGAGGATTTTGGTTTACGAGTGCATGGCTAACGGTTCCTTAGAGGATCATCTTCTTG ATATACCGCCAGATAAGCAGTGTCTGGACTGGAAGACGAGGATGAAAATTGCCGAAGGAGCGGCAAAAGGACTTGAATACTTGCATGAAACCGCCAGTCCGCCCGTGATATACCGTGATTTCAAAGCTTCAAACATATTGTTGGATGAGGAATTCAATCCAAAGCTCTCTGATTTTGGTCTTGCAAAGTTAGGTCCTACTGGGGATAAATCTCATGTTTCCACTAGGGTGATGGGAACCTATGGTTACTGTGCTCCTGAATATGCGCTTACGGGACAATTGACGACGAAATCAGATGTCTACAGCTTCGGTGTCGTGTTTCTGGAGATTATAACTGGAAGACGGGTTATAGACAATGCTAGACCAACAGcagaacaaaatttaattacttgG GCACAACCACTATTCAAAGACAGAAGGAAATTTACCCTAATGGCAGATCCAAAGCTAGAAGGAAATTACTCAGTGAAGGCTCTGTATCAAGCTCTAGCAGTAGCAGCCATGTGTTTACAAGAGGAAGCGGGTACTCGACCATTGATCAGCGACGTGGTTACAGCAATCGAATACTTAGCCGCAGACAAGGACATCGATGAAGACATAGATGACGATTCAAATTTGGGACCAGATTCAGGTTCAGGAGAAGGTTCTCCGGATAGAAGTAGGAACGATGGAGATAAAATTGTGGAGGGTGATGGTGATGGTGATGGTGATGGGAGGTGA